The sequence TGGTGCCACCAGTGGCGATACCGGCAGTGCAGCAGAATATGCCATGAAAGGTAAGGCGGGGATCAATATTTTCATGCTGTCGCCTAATGGCAAAATGAGCGCCTTCCAGCGGGCGCAGATGTACAGCCTCCAAGATGAAAATATTCACAATATTGCCATTGATGGGCTATTCGACGATTGCCAAGACATCGTTAAAGCCACCCAGCAAGACGCTGCCTTTAAGGCAAAGTATAAAATTGGTACGGTGAACTCGATTAACTGGGGCCGTATCGTGGCGCAAATCGTGTATTACTTCAAAGGCTATTTTGAAGCTACCTCGACCAATGAGCAAAAGGTGAGCTTCTGCGTACCCAGCGGTAATTTTGGCAACGTTTGTGCCGGCCATATTGCGCGCCAAATGGGTTTACACATTCACCGCCTGATTGTGGCCACCAATGAAAACGATGTTTTGGACGAATTTTTCAAAACCGGCGTTTACCGTCCACGCGGTTCGGCCCATACCTACATCACCTCTAGCCCCTCTATGGATATCTCTAAAGCGTCTAACTTCGAACGCTTTGTGTTTGACTTAGTGGGGCAAGAGCCTGAAGCGGTTAAGATGCTGTGGGCTAAAGTGGCCAGCGGTGAAGGCTTTGATTTGAGCGAATACCTACCCGTGGTGCATGAGCATTATGGCTTTGCTTCGGGCATGAGCACGCATCAAGATCGGCTCGATACCATTAAAGCAGTATACGGTGAGGATGGCCAGTTCATCGACACCCACACTGCCGATGGCGTTAAAGTGGCGCGCGAAGTGCGTGAAGCGGGCGAATTGGTGATTTGTCTGGAAACGGCATTGGCGATTAAGTTTGAAGACACCATTAAAGAAGCCCTAGGTGCTGATGTGGTGGTGCCTTGTCCTAAGGCTTTGACTGAATTGGAGAAATTGCCTCAGCGAGTGGTGGTGCTGCCAAACGACGCCAGCTTGGTTAAAAAATTAATTGAAGAAACATTGGCTTAAGCCGTATAGGCTTTAGAATAAACACTTTAATTGCGCTGGTGTTTTAATATTTTCAGAAACTAGCATACAATACGGGTCACGTAGTTGGCCCGTTAGGAGCCTTTTCATCCCCCATGAGTCAAGTTAAATTTCAATCTAGTTTTGAATTGTATAAACGCCTATTTAAGTATCTTCGCGGTTATTGGAAGATCTTTTCTGTGTCGATTGTGGCCATGGTGGTGGCGGCTTCAACCGAGCCTGCCTTTGTGGCGCTATTAAAACCCCTAATTGACGAAGGGTTTGTGGCCAAAAACATCAGCGCCATGAACTGGATTCCCTTAGCCATCATTGGCCTGTTCATCTTGCGTGGCTTGACCAGCTTCATCAATGAATACACCAGTAGCTATTTGTCTGGCCACTTAGTACAGCAGCTGCGCCAAGAGCTGTTCGCGAAGCTGTTGGTGTTGCCGGTGAGCTTTTATCAGAATCATCAGTCGGGCCGCCTAGTGTCGCGCATCACCAACGACGTCAGCCAAATCAGTGAGGCTGGTTTTCGCGTCATTACGGTGACGGTGAAGGATGGCATTACGGTGATTGGCCTATTGGGCCTATTGTTGTATACCGATTGGCAGCTAACTTTGATTACCCTGGGCGTGATGCCCATCGTGACGCTGTGCGTGAAGTTTGTAAACAAGCGCCTGCGTGGGCTGTCGCGCAAAAACCAGCAGGATATGGGCGAAATGACTCAGGTGTTAAACGAGTCAATTGATTGCGCGCGCATGGTTAAGGTGTATGGCGGTGAGGCACGTGAGCAAGAGCGCTTTCGCGGTGCGTCTGTGGCCGTTCGCCACAATATGGTGAAGCAAACCACGATGTCGTCTTTGAGTACTGGCGTCACCCAGCTAATCATTGCCTGTGCGCTGTCGGCGATTTTATATTTTGCTGCCCAGCGCGCGCGCAACAATGCGTTCAGCGCCGGTGATTTTATGTCGTTTTTATCGGGCATGCTGATGTTGTTTGCGCCCGTTAAGCGCATCACCAATATTACCCAGGCGCTACAGCGTGGTTTAGCCGCTGCTGAAAGCGTGTTTGGCTTTTTGGATGAGCACGGTGAGCCTGATGAGGGCCGTCAAGTGTATCCAGGATTGAAGCAAAATCTGCGCTTTGATAACGTGGTGTTTCGCTACGAAGGGGCTGAAAAAGACAGCCTTAAAGGCGTCAGCCTCGACATTAAGGCCGGCTCAATGGTGGCCTTGGTCGGTGCGTCTGGCTGTGGCAAGAGTACCTTGGTGAGCATGATTCCGCGGTTTTACAACCCCAGTGCCGGTAAGGTGTTGGTCGATGGTGTGGACATCGCCGACTATACCCTCAGAAGCCTGCGCCAAGATATTGCTGTGGTGAGCCAAGACGTGGTGTTGTTTAACGACACCATTGCCCACAATATTGCCTACGGTAAGGTTGGCGACGTCAGCGAAGCGGAAATCATTGCTGCTGCGAAAGCCGCTAATGCCTATGAGTTTATCGAACATTTGCCGCAGGGTTTACATACTTTGATCGGTGAAAATGGCACCAAGCTTTCGGGCGGTCAGCGCCAGCGTTTGGCCATTGCTCGAGCTTTGCTGAAAAACGCCCCGATTTTGATTTTAGACGAGGCCACCAGCGCCTTGGATACGGCTTCTGAACGTTTGGTACAGGCTGCTTTAGAGAACCTGATGCAGGACAGAACCACCATTGTGATTGCCCACCGTCTGTCGACGATTGAAAAAGCCGACACCATTGTGGTGATGCACGATGGCCAGATTGCCGAGCAGGGCACGCATACTGAGCTGTTGGTGCGTGCCGGTCGC comes from Neisseriaceae bacterium CLB008 and encodes:
- the msbA gene encoding lipid A export permease/ATP-binding protein MsbA — encoded protein: MSQVKFQSSFELYKRLFKYLRGYWKIFSVSIVAMVVAASTEPAFVALLKPLIDEGFVAKNISAMNWIPLAIIGLFILRGLTSFINEYTSSYLSGHLVQQLRQELFAKLLVLPVSFYQNHQSGRLVSRITNDVSQISEAGFRVITVTVKDGITVIGLLGLLLYTDWQLTLITLGVMPIVTLCVKFVNKRLRGLSRKNQQDMGEMTQVLNESIDCARMVKVYGGEAREQERFRGASVAVRHNMVKQTTMSSLSTGVTQLIIACALSAILYFAAQRARNNAFSAGDFMSFLSGMLMLFAPVKRITNITQALQRGLAAAESVFGFLDEHGEPDEGRQVYPGLKQNLRFDNVVFRYEGAEKDSLKGVSLDIKAGSMVALVGASGCGKSTLVSMIPRFYNPSAGKVLVDGVDIADYTLRSLRQDIAVVSQDVVLFNDTIAHNIAYGKVGDVSEAEIIAAAKAANAYEFIEHLPQGLHTLIGENGTKLSGGQRQRLAIARALLKNAPILILDEATSALDTASERLVQAALENLMQDRTTIVIAHRLSTIEKADTIVVMHDGQIAEQGTHTELLVRAGRYANLYQMQFKDGTNAGASQA
- the thrC gene encoding threonine synthase, which codes for MKYISTRGGMAPQTFSDILLMGLAPDGGLVMPIEYPQVSPEQLETWRTLSYAELAYEIISLFATDIPAQDLKDIVAKTYTAECFGTEAITPVRTLHDGIVIQALSNGPTLAFKDMAMQFLGNMFEYVLAKKNAEINIIGATSGDTGSAAEYAMKGKAGINIFMLSPNGKMSAFQRAQMYSLQDENIHNIAIDGLFDDCQDIVKATQQDAAFKAKYKIGTVNSINWGRIVAQIVYYFKGYFEATSTNEQKVSFCVPSGNFGNVCAGHIARQMGLHIHRLIVATNENDVLDEFFKTGVYRPRGSAHTYITSSPSMDISKASNFERFVFDLVGQEPEAVKMLWAKVASGEGFDLSEYLPVVHEHYGFASGMSTHQDRLDTIKAVYGEDGQFIDTHTADGVKVAREVREAGELVICLETALAIKFEDTIKEALGADVVVPCPKALTELEKLPQRVVVLPNDASLVKKLIEETLA